The following are encoded in a window of Dictyostelium discoideum AX4 chromosome 6 chromosome, whole genome shotgun sequence genomic DNA:
- the frpA gene encoding actin binding protein (calponin homology (CH) domain-containing protein) → MFIHIMMKXKQSLVEHVNFLLKKEKLLKSRIPIDPKSDLIFDSLKDGVILCKLINSIKPKTINETTLKLNSDKLNIFEKNVNLENCLKGAKKIGIQLTNIGAGDIQEGKRHLILSILWQLVKIDLMNKVSKLAYRVKAEMLDLGETEKIEELVADEILLRWVNHHLAEAGIDRRISNFSSDIKDCVVYIQLFHQLSPSICGLELLNEKDLNERAKRFLDTIDRLDCKKFIRQQDIVDGNGRLNMAFVAYIFNRFNQVEPMVPSVEVGKTADEKLNIDQEAISKLDSEIQRYQNRHFESIEVYEEIKKRIEINKQQDIQFEEETNEKIEIIEKEFQQQKTEYEIQIQQLEQQLQEIQESAGPTESQLIEQLEQEKQEIQKLEQEISTSLENEYNEIKSISEQNQRELEQLKLNTSTNENELKLVKEKLDQEKQEILNKLESTGLLETKRQLEKVKQQAIEIESQIVTLKQSEKQLKVDLTETKEDKHRISMAKKKIQDELVRAKDNTEKMIKNKVETERIIDKTTKQVRDLRHEIDRIQNDKVYTQQQTEVIKIETIEVQEELEQTIIQKKRLTTKKQETSQILMEKEMELDEVLVQKEIKLSDTKQKNRETIEKMKRDFETTKKEIEYEKEKIKTQVIESENRLLKQQIQTENEKREKELMEIKNKDLKLDIHFAAIQKEQTEKESERIKKEQSKTNQLLSQEKEINHLLQSKNTELYKEKSLLREKTSQAMAEAHQALKDNKLLEDQISKTNLEVDDTLINKQKLELLSIEDSAEVEMKKAEVKDEKKRLKKLKQLKQQEEKELLEKVEQGLSKDLHKVKAQQELLEKEIQDKAYASEDLDIKEKRISERLAKTEKETTSKKQLVEKKEKENQKIQQEKQKLESILSQAKDMIGDIKKDKDQTIKEREIIQNKHKTLMETVGSTTKTKKSLEQSKKDLEDKMAKLSSLKLENEQQHKKKLSDLQEKSKEELDKARQQHEKEQQKLAEKLEKQLKEDEDTLLKKNELQLQKTLDSIERNKSEAQRIEEKIEKEKEEHQLALEKKKRKDERERKKLKEKVEQEKLEKLESLLKNKKDLELNENNNNNNNKTDEEIQV, encoded by the exons atgtTCATACATATCATGATGAAGAGNAAACAAAGTCTTGTTGAAcatgttaattttttattaaaaaaagaaaaacttttaaaatctaGAATTCCAATCGATCCAAAatcagatttaatttttgattcatTAAAAGATGGTGTAATTTTAtg taaattaattaattcaattaaaccaaaaacaattaatgaaacaacattaaaattaaattcagataaattaaatatttttgaaaagaatgtaaatttagaaaattgtttaaaaggTGCAAAAAAGATTGGAATTCAATTGACAAATATTGGTGCAGGTGATATTCAAGAGGGAAAGAGACATTTAATTCTATCTATTCTATGGCAATTGGTAAAGATTGATTTAATGAATAAAGTTAGTAAATTGGCATATCGTGTAAAGGCAGAGATGTTAGATTTAGGAGAGACTGAAAAGATTGAAGAATTGGTAGCAGATGAGATTCTATTACGTTGGGTTAATCATCATTTAGCTGAAGCAGGTATTGATCGTCGTATAAGTAATTTCTCAAGTGATATTAAAGATTGTGTAGTTTAcattcaattatttcatcaattatcaccatcaattTGTGGATTGGAACTTTTGAATGAGAAGGATTTGAATGAGCGTGCTAAACGATTTTTAGATACAATCGATAGATTGGATTGTAAGAAATTCATTAGACAACAAGATATAGTTGATGGTAATGGTCGTTTAAATATGGCATTTGTAGCATACATTTTCAATCGTTTCAATCAAGTTGAACCAATGGTACCATCGGTTGAAGTTGGTAAAACTGCTGATGAAAAGTTAAATATTGATCAAGAAGCAATTTCAAAATTGGATTCAGAGATTCAACGTTACCAAAATCGTCATTTTGAATCGATTGAAGTTTATGAagagattaaaaaaagaattgaaattaataaacaacaaGACATTCAATTCGAGGAGGAAACAAATGAAAAGattgaaatcattgaaaaagaatttcaaCAGCAAAAGACTGAAtatgaaattcaaattcaacaattggaacaacaattacaagaGATTCAAGAATCAGCGGGTCCAACTGAATCtcaattaattgaacaaTTGGAACAAGAGAAACAAGAGATTCAAAAATTAGAACAAGAAATTTCTACAAGCCttgaaaatgaatataatgaaattaaatcaatctcTGAACAAAATCAAAGGGAATTGGagcaattgaaattaaatacctctacaaatgaaaatgaattaaaattagtaaaagagaaattagaTCAAGAGAAGCAAGAAATATTGAATAAATTAGAATCTACAGGTTTACTTGAAACTAAAAGACAATTGGAGAAAGTGAAACAACAagcaattgaaattgaatcacAAATTGTAACATTAAAACAAAgtgaaaaacaattaaaagttgATTTAACTGAAACCAAAGAAGATAAACATCGTATTTCAATGGCaaagaaaaagattcaaGATGAATTAGTTCGTGCAAAAGATAATACAGagaaaatgattaaaaataaagttgaaACAGAGagaataattgataaaaccACTAAACAAGTCAGAGATTTACGTCATGAAATTGATAGAATTCAAAATGATAAGGTTTATACTCAACAACAAACAGAggtaattaaaattgaaactaTTGAAGTTCAAGAGGAATTAGAACAAACTATCATTCAAAAGAAGAGATTAACCACAAAGAAACAAGAAACTTCTCAAATTTTAATGGAAAAAGAAATGGAATTGGATGAGGTACTAGttcaaaaagaaattaaactCAGTGATACAAAACAAAAGAATCGTGAAACCattgaaaaaatgaaacgTGATTTTGAGACAACtaaaaaagagattgaatatgaaaaagagaaaattaaaactcAAGTTATTGAATCTGAAAATCgattattaaaacaacaaattcaaactgaaaatgaaaaaagagaaaaagaattaatggaaataaaaaataaagatctTAAATTGGATATTCATTTCGCTGCAATTCAAAAAGAACAAACTGAAAAAGAATctgaaagaattaaaaaggAACAATCAAAAACCAATCAATTACTATCACAAGAGAAAGaaatcaatcatttattaCAATCTAAAAATACTGAACTCTATAAAGAGAAATCATTATTACGTGAAAAAACTTCACAAGCTATGGCTGAAGCTCACCAAGctttaaaagataataaactattggaagatcaaatttcaaaaaccAATTTAGAGGTTGATGAtacattaattaataaacaaaagtTAGAATTACTATCGATTGAAGATTCAGCAGAGGTTGAAATGAAGAAAGCAGAGGTTAAAGATGAGAAAAAGcgtttaaagaaattaaaacaattaaaacaacaagaagaaaaagagtTATTGGAAAAAGTTGAACAAGGACTCTCTAAAGATTTACATAAAGTTAAAGCACAACAAGAGTTAttggaaaaagaaattcaagaTAAAGCATACGCATCTGAAGATTTAGATATTAAAGAAAAGAGAATAAGCGAACGTTTGGCAAAAACTGAAAAAGAAACTACCTCAAAGAAACAATTGGTcgaaaagaaagagaaagaaaatcaaaaaattcaacaaGAGAAACAAAAATTggaatcaattttatcacaGGCAAAAGATATGATTGGTGATATAAAGAAAGATAAGGATCAAACCATTAAAGAACGTGAAATCATACAAAATAAACATAAAACACTCATGGAAACTGTGggttcaacaacaaaaaccaaaaaatcaTTGGAACAATCCAAAAAAGATTTGGAAGATAAAATGGCAAAACTTTCCAGTCTAAAACTGGaaaatgaacaacaacacaaAAAGAAACTATCAGATTTACAAGAAAAATCAAAGGAAGAATTGGATAAAGCAAGACAACAACAtgaaaaagaacaacaaaaattggctgaaaaacttgaaaaacaattaaaagaagatgaagatactctcttaaaaaagaatgaacttcaattacaaaaaacCTTAGACTCAATAGAAAGAAATAAATCTGAAGCTCAAAGAATTGAAgagaaaattgaaaaagaaaaagaagaacacCAATTAGCtttagagaaaaagaaaagaaaagatgaaagagaaagaaaaaaattaaaagaaaaggtGGAACaagaaaaattagaaaaattagaatcattattaaaaaataaaaaagatttagaattgaatgaaaataataataataataataataaaactgatGAAGAAATccaagtttaa